Within Metabacillus sp. KUDC1714, the genomic segment AAAGATGTTTTATATATCTCATTTGTACCATGTACACCTTTGGGAATGCCAGGGAAGTCAAAGAAAGTCATATCTGTGCCTGCACTACCTTTGTCATCTGCGAAAAATAAGTGGTATGTTTGAATATCATCTTGGTTTACTGTTTTCTTCACTAAACGCATGCCTAAAACATAAGTGAAAAATTCATAGTTCTTTTCTGCACTACTTGTAATGGCTGTTACATGGTGTAATCCTTTTAATTCATTCACTTTAATTTCCTCCAATTAAGCTACAAACATAGCTCTATAATGTCGAACTGTGTACTAGCCCTTTTCTGAGTTTTTTTACTTTAAAGGGACAGTGAATAATTGTTAATATATTTTTCGATGTTATTGAATTGACTATTCAAAATATAAAGAGATAATTACTTGTGGTATTATCTCAGATTCAAATATCCTTATTTCGAGATAAATATATCACAAATAAAATTCCGTTGTCAATAACAAAGCTTTTAATTAACTTTTAAGAACAAGCTTCGTTCAATTTAGAGATTGTTGTTATAACACGAACACTGTGGAAGGTTGATTGGAGCGGAAATCAACCTCACCACACCACTTGGTACATAGCAACAAAGTTTAGCGAGTTAGCCTTTTAATTAATTCTATTACTAAGCTACATTCTTTTTCATAGTAAAAAAGACATCCTACCTACATAGGATGCCTAAATACGGACAGATTTTTCTATACTTGATTAATTCTTACTAACAACTATCTTATCGCATGTTCATCTTCTTTTATTTTAGCTATTATCGCTTCAGTCAATTCCTTGGTCAATTCATTTAAATTTTTCTTAAGCTTAGAATTAATTAATTTCGCCATTTTGCCTTCAGGTGTGATTTCTAGATACCCAGTCATCAGAGTGTTGTTCGTATCAATTATTTGTGCTTCGAAATAACCTTTTCCAGTCATTTTTTCATTGATACCAGTTAGATTAAAAATAACCTTTTTAGGTTTAATCCAATCTGTGATATCAACTTTTAATTCTACCTTCTTCTTAATAACCCCTAAATCAGTTTTGAACTTCCAAATTGACTCGCTATCATTTAAAATCTCATGCTCAATATATCCAGGTACAAGAGGTGCCCAATTGTCCATTACACTTACAAAGTCCCATATTGATTGGATCGGAATATTAACTTCAACTTTATATAACTCACTTGGCATTTGATGATCCCCACTTTCGTTTAGCAAATGATGTAAAATGATTCGACGTAGTCACGAAAGAATCTTCATTCTGAACTTATTCAAACCATACACTGGATATGCCAAACGATAGATTTAGATCATATTTACCATTAAATGTAAGTCACGTTTTTTTTTATAAACACTTACATGTTTTGATACCAAGCACGTGTAAAAACAAATCCGACCTAAGTTAATACTAATTCTTCCTCCACACGAACAACAGGAAGCTGTATATAAATCGTGGTACCTTTTCCAATCTCACTCTCTGCCCAAATTTCTCCGTTGTGATGTTTGATGATTTCTTTACAAATTGCCAGACCAAGACCATGCCCTTTTCTTGAAGGGTGATTCGCTTTTGTGAAGTTTCTTTCAAATATATAAGGCAAATCTTCATAAGCAATCCCTAAACCAGTATCACGGCAAGAGATTATTACATTTTGTTCCACTATCTCTAATTTCAGATGAATCCCACCACTATTTGTATGTTTAACTGCATTTGTAATCAAATTAGCGAAAACTTGTCCTATCCTCTCAACATCAATCTCAATTAACGGAAAGAGTTCCATATCTTCATTTAACTCAAGCTGTAAATACAAATTTTTTCTTGTGACTTCGTAGAGAAATTTGCTTTTTATGTTTTCCAACAGTTTATCAGCTGGAACATAATCAAAGTTAAAAGAAAGATTGCCTGATTCCAATTGGGTTAAATCAAACAAATCGTTAATAAGGACATTTAATCCTTTTATACGTGAAATGCTATTTCGTATGTATTCATCTCGCTTTGCTTCCGTGTTCGCTAATCCATCTAGTATTGCTTCCATATACCCTTGTATACTTGCAATTGGTGCTCGCAAATCATGTGAAATATTGGATAGTAACTCTCTCCTTATTTCTTCTGATTGTGCTAAATACTTATTTGCCTCCTCAAGGGTTTGATTAACTTGTTGAAGCTCGGCTGTTCTTTCTTTAACTTTATCCTCAAGGTTTTTGTAGAGCTGAGCATTTTCAATCGATATCGCCGCCTGCGTTGATAGTAGCGTTAAGAAGCTAATCCGTTCCTTTGAAAACACATTTGTCACCTTTTCGTTTTCCAAATATAGAATCCCTTTTAACTTTTGATAATAGAAAATTGGTATACAAATAATAGATTTCGCCTTCGTTTTTAGGACGTATTCGTCTTCTTGAAAAATACCTATATTACTTGCATCATCTAATTGAACAATGTTACCAGTTCGATTTACATACTGAACAATATTAGGTGAAAAATTATTATCTCTATGTACGGATTCTTCAAGCCTATAATTTTCATGAGCAACAACAATTAATTCCTCACCTTGTTTAAATAAAATTGTCCCTTTCGTTGCACCTGCATTTTCCATCGTAATATGGATAACTTTTTCTAACAATTGCTCAATTTTCATTTCACTTGATATAATTTGTGCTGCTTTATATACTGCATTTAAATCATAATTCTCTGCTCGACCTTCATAGAACGTTTTCTTGACTTCTACATTGTCTAGCATGTATGTTCGATATTTATCAGACAGATGTTGTGCTTTCTTAGTGCCCCCCCATTTTAGGTAGCTGTTATAAGCTTCAGTAAAGTATAGACCTGCAATTTTATTTTTCTTCTGCTCTGCGTAAAATCGACCAGCTGCTTCATTACATAAAGCGACCATTTGAAGAAACTGATTTTCTTCACTAGATTGGATCGCTATATCAAAATACGCCTCTGCAGTTTGCTTATTGTTTGTAATTGCAGCTAACTCCGCCATAACTAGCATTTTCTTAGACTCATAATTTTCAGGTGACAACTTAGCATATTTTTTTAGCTTTCGTATATTTCGTTTTATCTTTTTAAGCGATTCCCTTTTACTCAAAATAGTGGTCTTTCCTAGTCTAATAAACTTCAATAGCCATAATGCTTCGAAAAAATAAAATTCTGGTGCGATTACTAATGTTAAGCGACTATTCACTAAAGGTGCTAATTCCTTTAATACTTGATTAGCAAATTTATCCTTATTAAATAAGTAGGCCATATGTAGACGCATTGTATAATGAATGATTTTGGCAGAATCATCATCAATAATTTTAGTAAACTGCCATTCAATCCGTTTATCACTCGTAAGATAGTCAAGCCATTCCTGCATTTCTGCCATAAAGCCTGCCGAGATTGGATATTTAATATCTTCAATGAAGGTTTTCTGTAATTGAATAATATTCTTAAGCTCTTCTAAGAGTGTTCCTTTAATAAAATGAGAAATGACGAGAAATGAACTATTTGCTCCAGCGAGATGAATGTTCCCCGCCTGTAGACAATATTTTTGCGATTGTTCCAGATACTTAATATTATCCTTTATATGGTTTTTCCAATGGTTCACAAAGCTTGCGAAAACAAAGGATACCCTACCTTTTATACCTATATTGCCATTCTCTTCAGCATACAATAAAGCTAGCTTTCCAAATTCATAGCTTTGCTTAAAATCATGAAAACCTGCACTTAAAATGAGTGCATAATTATTAAAAACTAATGGACTAAATTCTGTTAGACCAAACTTAATCGTCATTCTCATCGCTTTTAGCATGAAAATAGTTGAAAGGTTTTGATCTACATGATAGGTCGGAGCATTTAATTGGATCAATGTCCGCAAAATTAAACGATTTTCTTCACTTTCCATTTCTGGCAATTTCAATAAGTCTTTCGGTTGTTTTAGTGCGAAAGCTATTTTAACAAAAAGTAATTCTTTGACAATATGTAGTTTATTCGGTTTAAAAGGAAATTTCTGATTCATTAATTGCAATCCTGCTAAGCCTGCTTCAACCGCTTCTTCTACACGGTGAACATGTGTATACAATGTGATTTTCAGATTATAAATCGATAGTTTTTCAACCTTTGTTTTTGCATGCTTGAGCAATGTATTAAACGTATGTTCAGATTGATCGAACTTACTGTTTAAATACTGTGCTTCACCTAAGCCCTTAAGTAGGTTAAATGTAAAATCATAGTGATTCTTCCAATCCTCACCTAATAATTCGTATGCAACCTTGTAATATATTAATGCTGCTTGATAGGCTGCTGTATTTTTCGCGAATTCTCCAGCATTTACATTCATTTTGGCTAGCATGATCGTTTCCTTTTCAGGCAGTAAATGTCGAGCTAGATTAAGATGATAGACTACATTTACTAATTGTGATTCAGTCATTTCATCTTGAATAAGCTCTCTCCCAATTGCCAGATGGTTAGTTGACGTTTCTTTGTTTGACATTGTTGAATAGATTGCCTGTTGAACGCGGTCATGGATAAAACGATAGTTAGAAGTAGAAACATCACTAATATCTTGTTTA encodes:
- a CDS encoding CoxG family protein; the encoded protein is MPSELYKVEVNIPIQSIWDFVSVMDNWAPLVPGYIEHEILNDSESIWKFKTDLGVIKKKVELKVDITDWIKPKKVIFNLTGINEKMTGKGYFEAQIIDTNNTLMTGYLEITPEGKMAKLINSKLKKNLNELTKELTEAIIAKIKEDEHAIR
- a CDS encoding ATP-binding sensor histidine kinase; amino-acid sequence: MESLSRYQSLEEISSNHLYTLYKGFSTDTRKNVLLKIVKEQHVSKKTIASIQHEYDLVQSIEIEEILRPISLETDGRQPYVVYEYFPCETLNTYLKKKEKLKVDEFLRMTIKLATALVNLNRHQLVHKNINPSTILLNHTSNELKLTGLQYTQKNRISNNQIPIDKEMDIELAYISPEQTGRINRNVDFQSDLYTLGVVFYEMLTGQTPFVVESPFDWIHAHLTKQPPPLTDLNEDVPEILANIIMKLLSKSPIDRYKSSYGLREDLITCLQHYENGQLTSFAIGKKDTFMNIETNNRLFGREEEVNKLISICNRTLENGETQLMLISGESGTGKTAIVDEVLQELNKKQTFLIRGKFDLLLKQSPYSAILDAFKMLFKQILTEDETNINKWGRLIEDEIGSNLTILLSVLPELKWLVNKENEEIELTAVDMSSHFYYLFQKLVRVFTQKNHSLILFLDDLQWADSASLELIEYLISNQDTHYFLMIGAYRENEITSEHLLYQTISHLKDERKVQTITLDALSYDIVSDWIQSYLSEQKEDVRVLSTTIYRITQGNPFFIKQLLLSFYENNILFFNEKSGNWSIDETKLSQASIQDNVVFYLINRLKKLPETTLRLIQIAACIGNQFDLHTVYKIAKQDQLSTSRIIDTAIDMGLLLPAHENVDKRESKQDISDVSTSNYRFIHDRVQQAIYSTMSNKETSTNHLAIGRELIQDEMTESQLVNVVYHLNLARHLLPEKETIMLAKMNVNAGEFAKNTAAYQAALIYYKVAYELLGEDWKNHYDFTFNLLKGLGEAQYLNSKFDQSEHTFNTLLKHAKTKVEKLSIYNLKITLYTHVHRVEEAVEAGLAGLQLMNQKFPFKPNKLHIVKELLFVKIAFALKQPKDLLKLPEMESEENRLILRTLIQLNAPTYHVDQNLSTIFMLKAMRMTIKFGLTEFSPLVFNNYALILSAGFHDFKQSYEFGKLALLYAEENGNIGIKGRVSFVFASFVNHWKNHIKDNIKYLEQSQKYCLQAGNIHLAGANSSFLVISHFIKGTLLEELKNIIQLQKTFIEDIKYPISAGFMAEMQEWLDYLTSDKRIEWQFTKIIDDDSAKIIHYTMRLHMAYLFNKDKFANQVLKELAPLVNSRLTLVIAPEFYFFEALWLLKFIRLGKTTILSKRESLKKIKRNIRKLKKYAKLSPENYESKKMLVMAELAAITNNKQTAEAYFDIAIQSSEENQFLQMVALCNEAAGRFYAEQKKNKIAGLYFTEAYNSYLKWGGTKKAQHLSDKYRTYMLDNVEVKKTFYEGRAENYDLNAVYKAAQIISSEMKIEQLLEKVIHITMENAGATKGTILFKQGEELIVVAHENYRLEESVHRDNNFSPNIVQYVNRTGNIVQLDDASNIGIFQEDEYVLKTKAKSIICIPIFYYQKLKGILYLENEKVTNVFSKERISFLTLLSTQAAISIENAQLYKNLEDKVKERTAELQQVNQTLEEANKYLAQSEEIRRELLSNISHDLRAPIASIQGYMEAILDGLANTEAKRDEYIRNSISRIKGLNVLINDLFDLTQLESGNLSFNFDYVPADKLLENIKSKFLYEVTRKNLYLQLELNEDMELFPLIEIDVERIGQVFANLITNAVKHTNSGGIHLKLEIVEQNVIISCRDTGLGIAYEDLPYIFERNFTKANHPSRKGHGLGLAICKEIIKHHNGEIWAESEIGKGTTIYIQLPVVRVEEELVLT